The following coding sequences are from one Capsicum annuum cultivar UCD-10X-F1 chromosome 3, UCD10Xv1.1, whole genome shotgun sequence window:
- the LOC107863579 gene encoding serine/threonine-protein kinase Nek6 → METHNGDSVRKSKTDDYEMLEQIGRGAFGTTYLVFHTSEKKKYVLKKIPLAKQTEKFKRTAHQEMNLVAKLSHPYIVEYKDAWVDKGNWICIVTNYCEGGDMAKITRKSRAALFPEEKLCKWLTQLLLALDYLHSNRVLHRDVKLSNIFVTKDNDIRLGDFGLAKLLDGEGLASSVVGTPNYMCPELLADIPYGYKSDIWSLGCCMFEIAAHQAPFRAPDTTGLINKINRGSLSPLPIVYSSNLKQIIKSMLRKSPEHRPTTAELLRHQHLQPYLLRCCNPSSAFLPVKSPNSPKEKTKRSPGKSGSPRFIRDRPLRLKEKCPVFHFDESDKPLRLKEKGPVFYFDERDNIRPQNLSDNYDTFKAKLETKRVDPTSYSAKIFEDGMDSKGFEAEAICNGGDQSDPLFKKGSTNIPNSSRFMANIHSQEQEQVSVEHVQQSEEDGMESDKTIYLGVLSTPSGSGEADLNELECISAKPSRMILSSGNSSEKRQSFDEESTSSTTRPAKSDPDAELRCHASECENVSEFNEVAVDCIASERNRLSPLTDEVEKNADMVEAAKQTDKDARQALDDGVSLLKALATLAGDGHKNDWENPTQERAEALESLLEVCARLLKQEKIDELAGVLKPFGDDAVSSRETAIWLTKSLMSAQKLAKGS, encoded by the exons ACAGATGATTATGAAATGTTAGAGCAAATTGGACGAGGCGCTTTTGGAACAACATATCTTGTTTTTCATACAAGCGAGAAGAAGAA GTATGTTCTGAAGAAGATACCTTTAGCAAAGCAGACAGAGAAGTTCAAACGTACTGCACATCAAGAG ATGAATCTGGTAGCTAAGCTAAGTCATCCATATATTGTGGAGTACAAGGATGCATGGGTCGACAAg gggAACTGGATATGCATTGTTACCAACTATTGTGAAGGTGGAGATAT GGCAAAGATCACAAGGAAGTCTAGAGCAGCTCTCTTCCCAGAAGAG AAACTCTGCAAATGGTTGACCCAGCTATTACTGGCGCTGGATTATCTGCACTCCAACCGTGTTCTACACAGAGACGTGAAG TTATCTAACATTTTTGTCACAAAGGACAATGACATCCGGCTAG GTGATTTTGGATTAGCAAAACTTTTAGATGGAGAAGGCCTTGCTTCCTCG GTTGTTGGTACTCCAAACTATATGTGTCCTGAACTCCTTGCTGATATACCGTATGGCTACAAATCTGACATATGGTCTCTCG GATGCTGCATGTTTGAGATTGCTGCACACCAAGCACCATTTAGAGCTCCA GACACAACGGGGCTAATCAATAAAATAAACAGGGGTTCTTTGTCACCACTTCCAATTGTATATTCCTCCAACTT GAAACAGATTATCAAAAGCATGCTAAGGAAAAGCCCTGAACACAGACCAACA ACTGCGGAATTGTTAAGGCATCaacatttgcaaccatacctCCTTCGCTGCTGCAATCCTTCATCTGCTTTTCTTCCAGTGAAGTCCCCAAACAGCCCAAAGGAAAAAACAAAGCGATCACCTGGAAAATCTGGCAGTCCTAGATTCATAAGAGACAGACCTCTAAGACTAAAAGAGAAGTGTCCTGTTTTTCACTTTGATGAAAGTGACAAACCTCTTAGGCTTAAAGAGAAGGGTCCTGTTTTTTACTTTGATGAAAGGGACAACATTCGGCCACAAAATTTATCAGACAACTATGATACATTTAAAGCCAAACTCGAGACTAAGAGAGTTGATCCCACTAGCTACTCAGCAAAGATATTTGAAGATGGCATGGATTCGAAAGGCTTTGAGGCAGAAGCTATTTGCAATGGAGGCGATCAATCCGATCCTCTATTTAAAAAAGGTAGTACAAATATACCGAACTCTTCAAGATTCATGGCAAACATTCACTCTCAGGAGCAAGAGCAAGTTTCTGTTGAGCACGTTCAACAATCTGAAGAAGATGGGATGGAGAGTGACAAAACAATATACCTTGGGGTGTTGAGCACTCCAAGTGGCAGTGGAGAAGCagacttgaatgaactagaatgTATTTCCGCAAAGCCTAGTAGAATGATTTTGTCTAGTGGAAACTCCAGTGAGAAAAGACAGTCGTTTGATGAAGAAAGCACTTCGTCGACTACACGACCTGCAAAATCTGATCCTGATGCTGAACTAAGGTGTCATGCATCTGAATGTGAAAATGTTAGCGAGTTTAATGAAGTTGCTGTTGACTGCATTGCTTCTGAAAGAAATAGATTAAGCCCACTTACTGATGAGGTAGAAAAGAATGCAGATATGGTTGAAGCTGCTAAACAGACCGATAAAGATGCTCGTCAAGCACTAGATGATGGGGTTTCACTGCTTAAGGCACTAGCTACCTTAGCTGGTGATGGGCACAAGAACGACTGGGAAAATCCCACTCAAGAAAGAGCTGAAGCTCTGGAATCCCTTTTAGAGGTTTGTGCACGACTACTCAAGCAGGAAAAAATTGATGAGCTTGCTGGTGTGCTGAAACCATTTGGCGATGATGCAGTTTCATCCAGAGAAACGGCAATATGGTTGACAAAAAGCCTCATGAGTGCACAAAAATTGGCCAAGGGGTCGTGA